The genome window tagtgttttaaaataagaaaaaaaaaattgagtcctAGAATAAAAGTCAATTTCCAGGACATTGTTTAAACTGGAAAGAGAAGAGCTGGAATTTGAGCCAGGATTGTGGTTGTCTAGGCCTTTCCCCTTTATTTTACATTGCTTTGCTTTATAACTGCTGACGTTGGCCTTCACATTGTCCTGGGTTTGTTGAAGCGTAATCGGATTTACTCTCTGATGCTGTTTCATCCACTGTAAAGTTGAGTCATGtaactctgttttctcttcccagattttaaCTTGGTTTGAAAATGAGTAAGCGCAGAAAGCTACCAGTTCAGCAAGCCCCAAGTTCTGAGACCTTCAGCCCAGATGTGCTTGCTGATGTTTTTGAGCTCTTTGCCAAGAACTTTTCATACTGTAAGCCCATTAATAATGAGTGGCAGTTACCAGCTCCCACTGAGGCGTTCACCTGTGACCACACAGAGTTCAGTGCTTTTCTTGACTTGAAGAACTCCCTAAACGAAGTGAAAAACCTCTTGAGTGACAAGAAACTGGATGAGTGGCACCAGCACACTTCTTTCACCAACAAGGCAGGGAAAATCATTTCTCATGTGAAAAAGGCTGTGAATGCAGAACTTTGCACTCAAGCCTGGTGCAAATTCCAGGAGATTTTGTGCAGTTTTCCACTTATTCCTCAGGAAGCTTTTCAGAATGGAAAACTTAATTCTCTGCACCTCTGTGAAGCTCCAGGAGCTTTCATAGCTAGTCTCAATCATTATTTAAAATCCCACCGGTTCCCCTGTGAATGGAGTTGGGTAGCTAATACCCTGAATCCATACCATGAGGCAAACGACAATCTTAGGATGATCATGGACGACCGGCTAATTGCAAATACCCTGCACTGTTGGTACTTTGGCCCAGATAACACTGGTGATATCATGACCCTGAAATACCTGACTGGACTTGAGGATGTCCTCAGCGGCATGTCTACTGTGCACTTGGTCACTGCGGATGGGAGTTTTGATTGCCAGGGAAACCCAGGTGAACAGGAAGCTTTGGTCTCTCCTTTGCATTATTGTGAGGTTGTCACTGCTCTGACCACTCTTGGAAATGGCGGCTCTTTTGTTCTAAAGATGTTTACATTGTTTGAACATTGTTCTGTAAACCTCATGTACCTGCTGAATTGTTCCTTTGAGCAAGTCCATGTCTTCAAACCTGCTACTAGCAAGGCGGGAAACTCAGAGGTCTATGTGGTGTGTCTCTGCTATAAGGGAAGAGAGGCTATCCATCCTATGTTGTCTAGGATGATGTTGAATTTTGGGACTGAGATGACCAGGAAAGCGCTCTTCCCCCATCATGTGATCCCCAAATCTTTTCTGGAGCGACATGAAGAGTGCTGTACATTCTTTCATAGATACCAGTTAGAGACTATTTCTGAGAACATTCGTCTGTTTGAATGCATGGGGAAGGGGGAACAAGAGAAATTGAATAATTTAAGGGATTGTGCTGTACAATATTTTATGCAAAAATTTCAACTGAAACCTCTTTCTAGAAGTCACTGGCTTGTTAAAAAATCCAATATTGGTTGTAGTACAAACACAAAATGGTTTGGACAGAGGAACAAGTATTTTAAAACCTATAATGAACGGAAGATGCTGGAAACCCTTTCATGGAAAGATAAAGTAGCCAAAGGATACTTCAATAGTTGGGTGGAGGAACATGCCATGTATCATCCTGGGCAAAATTCCCTCTTAGAAGGGGCTACTTCTAATCTTGAATGCCACTCATGGCATATTTTAGAAGGAAAGAAACTGCCGAAGGTGAAGTGTTCTCCTTTCTGTGATGGTGAAATTTTAAAGACTCTTAATGAAGCCGTTGAGAAGTCTTCAGGGGAAGCTTTGAGCCTGGATCCCAAGTGCAGGTCCCCACAGCAGTGCCTCTGCTGCCACGTTTGTTCAGAAGAGTCGCTATTATCCGAGCTGTTTAGCCTTACCAAGTGCCTTCAGGCTGAGCAGGTTGTGGAACCCAGCAACCCAGTAAAGTGCCTGCTTGTGGGTTCCCCGGCTGTCTGTGATCTCACAACGCACACGCCGCTGGAAGTCCACCTGCTGGAATCCATCGAACTCGTAACCTTCAGCTGTTCGTTGCTTCACGATGGTGACCCAACATACCAGCATCTGTTTTTGGATTGCCTTCTACACTCGCTGAAGCAGCTTCATACAGGAGATGTAATGATTTTTCCTGTACTCTCTTGCTTAACAAGATTTATGGCTGGCTTGATCTTTGTTCTCCATAGCTGTTTTAGATTTGTCACGTTTTCTTGTCCCACATCCTCTGAGCCGCTCAGGACCTGTGCAGTCCTGCTCTGCATTGGTTACCAGAACCTTCCAAATCCAGTGTTTGAGTATCTGCAGAACGTTAACGAGTTGTTGAGTACCTTGCTCCATTCTAACGCACCCCAGCAGGTTCTGCAGTTTGTGCCGATGGAGGTGCTCCTTCAGGGGACACTGCTTAACTTTTTGTGGGATTTGAATGCTGCCATTGCTAAAAGGCATTTGCATTTGATTattcaaggagagagagacaaagtcATCAGCAGCCTTGAGTTATAAGATTGAACATGTCATTGTTGAGATTCGGTTGTGTGACTTACagtttctgctttcattttacCTGCCCTCTCTAATGCCTGTCATTTTGGAGAAATGCCAATTTTTGTATCAAAGATGTTCTGGAAAGTCATAGCTTGTTCTGATCTGAAGGATATATGTACTCATAGGCACAGAATTCTTTGGTAGGAACCATGTACTGATGGTATTCAGCCTCTAGTCATGTGACATCAGTATGTGCTTGGGGTGACAACACACCTGCTTGCATGTGCAGCTGAGTTGGTCTCATTTATCTGCTGAAGATTTGCATTTCTGTGCCTTCATTCAGACTCCCCCCAACCAGTTCTGCTCATTAGCTAATGCTGTTAATGACTGTCAGAAGTCATTCATAAGAGGAGGTGAGTGACATTACCTCCTTGGCACCACTATTTACTTGGGAGCACTTGACTGACGTGCCATTATTGATTTCAGGGATCTTTATACCAGATTTCTTGGTATGTGCCATTCATTGCCTTTAGATCAATGGCTCGATTTTCTTTTGATTGAAGTGAAACTAGTGTGCTCTTGAGTGACTGTTTCACTAGCTGTAACTATTCAACCAATGAGAGGACAGCTTTAAACCAAAGCCCGAAGGTCATTGTACAATGGAAAATTATGTCTGGTATTTTATCATGAAAAGCTTTCAGCAATCTTGGCATTTTTAATGTCCAATAAAcaatgaatggatagatgattGAGTTTTAAGACTTTATATATAGTTGTCTCTTGTGGGTTACATAGGAGTGTGGTGATCATAGTGAATACTGAGGGAAAGTGCAACACTTTCAGAATGATGGCTCAACAAATTTTTAATCTTTACTAATTTTCTTTAGTATGAAAATAGCACTTTACTAATATCCATGAAATGGTTATTTTATCAATTACAATTGATTTCTTTgagttatatatatttaataatatcgTGAACTTTTCTGGCAACCTGTTAATTAATTCTTCATTACTTTGAATTCTATGAGGTAGATAATTACATCTTGTGtgaatttttaggtttttttttattacttaaaaatagaagtattctgtgatttatttggttaataaatttttttcatgCTCTTTGCTGTTTTTGAGTTCTATTATAATTCACAAATAAAGTCTTAAGCAGAcatattttgtgttcattttattaaaagataataaggaaagttaaaaataaaagttggaaGATTTTAAAGGAAGGTTTGACTGGAAGTTaatgtttcatttcctttcatttgcaTTCATGAAGACTTATTCCTTCAGTATTTATGGAGATCTTCAGGAGAGACGGTTCACTGTAggtgctgggggagaggggagcacgGCCTGGCAGTCAAAGTGTGAGGTGGTTCCTCCAGGACCTCACTTCCTACTCATTACTTGATGAGAGTGGTTCTGGTTAGTTGCAGTCTAATAGCAAATTGGTTACCAGGAGAGAAACTACTCTTGGGAACTGTTTTGCTGACTTGTTAGTAAAAATggggtttattttactttttaaagcatttaattaggatATAGTTGGAAGTTTGAGTTTAGATACTAATAGTAaaacttgcttttttgttttaagtgtgtgtgtgtgcttgtgtgttagTGTTattatgtgcatgtttgtacaGGTGCCCATGAgggccaggaggccagaagagtatgTAGATCccttggagccagagttacaggtggtagtgagccgcctgatgtgggtgctgggaaaaaaaaatccagtcttctgcaagaacagcaagtgttcttaacttctgagtcccTAAAACTTGCTTTTTAAGGCCCTCAAAGAgcgaatattttaaaatactaatctGTATTGGAATACAGAACATTTGAAAGTGTTAACATAGTCTTTAACTTTTAGCATGGTGTTGGGGGGTTGAAGGAGAATGTCTCTGACAATACTTAATTCCcagatggtgctgtttggggaggtctagatgtggccttgctagagaaaGGTTGTCCCTTTAGGGGTGGCTTTTAGGTTTCAACGAGCAATTCCCACTTTGCTGCTtcctgtgagctctcagcttaaGGCTCCGACTGCTATGCTTGCCTGCTGCCccacttccctgctgtgatggtgatggactcttacccttctggaactgtaagctcaaAAAAAACCTCCCTGACAATCTTTAAATTTGGGGTTGGGTGGGAGAGAGCGACTGAGGAGATAGCTGTGTTGGAGAAGTGCTTGTTTTGCCCGAGTgacaggtttgattcccagaacccatattaaaAGGTGGAtgtgtggcatgtgcttgtaatcctagcactggagaggtagagtcCAGTGGATCTTTGTGGCTTGctagtcagcctagcctactggGTGAGCTCCCAGGCCACCGAGAGACCTGGTTTCAAAAAGAATAAGACGAACAGCTCctaagaaatgacatttgaaattGTCTGGCCCGCATTATCACCAGTGTGAATACACTGTTGTTGGAAGAaatccatatttattttttcctatatgGTTAACTTAAAGACTTGATTTTAATAATAGACTTCCCTTGCCTATTTCTTTCAACTGATTTTAACTGTACAactaagtatatttaaaaaaattcaatactGAGATAAGAGTTAAgtatgggagactgaggcagaacaCTACCACAGATTTGAGGCctggctggtctacagagaaagacactttttttgttttgtttgtttttgtttttgaagacagggtttctctctgtagtcctggctgacctggaacttacactgtagaccaggctggccttgaattcacagatccacctgcctctgcttcctgtgtgctgggaataaaggtgtgcgccactaccgcctggtggaaaacactgttttaataagcaagacaaaaatatttcaaagccattccaaattgaaaagaaatttctattgggatagtaaatatttttttttttttttttttttttttttttttttttttttttttttttcgagacagggtttctctgcgtagctttgcgctttcctggagctcacttggtagccagctgcctcgaactcacagagatcgctggctctgctccaagtgctggattaagggtGCGCCACCgcggttttaatttttttttaaaaaaagtctaatACTACATACAGATAACTAATATTATGTAATAATAGTTTTGTCTTAAGACATGATTCAAATAACCTAACACGAAATGAGTTACTTTGCATTTTGAACTTCTAATGTGTGTTTTTCATCCTCTTGTTATTAAATctctttaacatttttatcttgAGCCAATACAGAAAGTGATAATTACACCTCCATAATTTAGAGCTGTGCCTCTGTAGACTATGGGCATATGAGGATGCAGTGTTCTTTATCAGGTAGAAGATTGGGAAAGTTATTACGGGCTGCAGGATTGTAGTAAGAATTCAGCTGAATATGGTGAAACTACCTGAAAAATCAAGGCATTCTTCCAGAGGATTAAGCCAAATCTCAGggagtatttggtgttattcgtcttttaatatatcagttgtttcctgctatgaatttcatgtgcaCTCATAACTTCCCCAAGAACTTTTAACAATGTATTTTACCTAAAATTCTTCTCAAGCATCCTGGGTCTAGGCGAActtagatgcatagctttgtttcttgtgcaaatgaaactcagaccctcctttctctcacagcccaaatggcattccagagcatttgactcagaacaaaagggtgtCCCGtatctccccgcccccccataCCTGGTGAAGTGTAGCTAAGAGGCAGGTTTCCTAGCTCCCAGCAGAGTCACCCAGCCCAGCCAGCATATGGAGGCATAGGAAAatagcagttttattttagtgacttatagaCTTTTTTACCTAACCACCTATAAGATTGTAttttgagcacatttatgatagactcatAACGTTTCACTTAACCACttagaagaatatattttaagcacATAAGTTTCCTTTCTGACTTATTCTAGGCCTTATCTTACCCCACCTCCTCtattcactccccttttgggttgcaaatgaaacTGGCTATCACAGCTCTTGTAGGGACCTTGGAAGCTTTGCATTGTTTGGTAAGAGTCAGGCTGCTGGTAAGGGAGAAATGATTCCTggagaggaacagaaaggaacCACAATGGGGAAGAATGAGGACGGAGACAGAAAAGAGTTAAGAgttatgagaggacaggaggagaagggacagagaggagctaagtataagTACGGAATTGAAGCTGTGTACATGgaatttaatctcagaggaataaagtagacagacgtaagagctcggtgtacttagattcctttccctcagattaTTCTTGCCGTTAGTAgtgtctcttctgggcccctgggaaggaaaCTAAAGAAGCTGGACCTCAATAATGTTCAAAAGAAAGACTGTGAGCTGTATGTGAAGACAGCATGTAAATGTTTTATTGTACTCAACTGCAAATGTTAAAGTACATCTGCTGCCTTTCACCTGCCGATTATACTCTCATAAAATGTACCTATGATGTTACggcaacttttcctttttatttagacaaaaagggggaaatgttgtggaaaagatgtgtcactgtgactcgTTTAATAAAGAGCTATATGGCCATTAACTAGAcagaagaggttaggtgggaattctggggacagagagctctctgggaagaagaaaggaagggctgccagccagacacagaggaagcaagatgggcagtacagagtaaaggtaactgagccatgtgaaagaacatagatttaaaaatatgggttaatttaagttatgagaactagttaggaacaagcctaagctaaagccaacctttcataattaataatgtctccataTCATGATTTTGGGGCTGGCAGTCCTCAAAAGCCTGTTACACTCTGGGCCAGGCATTTTAAGTGAGTTCTGAAGATAAAATTAAAGTCCTCATGACTGTGTACCAAGTGAGCCATCCCCCCGGCCCCAAGGATAGTTTTCATAAGTATTTCAACCAAAACAATGTGTTGTAACAGATGTGATGTCAGATGAAAGGCTAGCTGTCTCTTATCACAATGGAAAGGATCTGCCAAGTTAATAATGCTATCTTTGTATTTCATTTCAAAAGTAGAGAAGCCCTTCCTTTACACCCTAAACCAAAATTAGACTATCTGGGCATCAAAAAATTATAGAGGTTGacgagatagctcagcagttaaaagcacttgctgctcttgcagaggacctgggttcagttcccaacgcCCCCCCATAGcggttcacaaccatccctaactccagttccaggagatctgatgcctttttctggcctccatgggcaccaggcatgcacatggtgcacacacacacatatgcatccaaacactcatatgcatagagaaaaataaatcttttaaaaaatagtaataatgcaATTGATTTAAAATGGACCACTTAAACATCAAGAGTAATAGTTGTAattgataaaaataaacctgATATATAATTGTCCATAAGTCCCTAGATAACTTAAAACACAACCACAATGATAATAAACTGTTTTCTTGAAATTACAGAAAATTTAagccataaatttaaaatattactataacatTGAATATTAAATCATACTAAGTATTCACTAATAGTGTTGTACTTGCCTAAGTGAATCAAGTATTATACTTCATTGATCTTTTAATACCCTCTGGGAAAAGGCAATGATCAAGACTTCAAAAGTAAcattaaacttgtatcaatatacacaattctgtaccaatgtaaaatatttgagactagtggttcaAAAATAGATTTAcgaatccacccttttatcccatcatttctatgttccccctttccctttagaaagagatccctgaatctaatctcctttgtttagctttctttctgaccatgaccagtaacaatttgtaactaacccccctaaatgatgaccaatatccataacccactgaacaactaaaaaccacccactccacctcttgggaattgGGCATCTGTGTTATCTAGActatttcctgctgtctgggggtgatggcatctttagggatcctgagaaaattagtATAATGgctaagtcctgggagagctattATCTGGAACATTTGTTGTCCAATCTCTGTGCAGTGGGAAAGTACAAGGCTTATCTCTGGTACAGGCTAGAataatctgtgaggctggactatCTTAGTCAGTGGTCTTGAACCtgttctgaatgcagaactctgaggaaactgtagcagaggcactctgagaggctgggtcaCCTGGGCcacttgttttcattggtgtctggtccacttgttctgaaaacacacaaactttcaaaggtaacatacatatctgcattaacacaagtatgggaTGTGCAtagtacacaagccagccaaagatgatttttttgttttatatttgagcaggtaaaatatacatcacctgtcttgtagttttttttaggtttatttctttatgtctatatCCATGATTTTCAGGGGGCttcccctgatcaaacctgattctCTTTAACCTTGGAAGAATCCACAGCCtattgttttctgtggaaacaaaagcataacctctttcccaaagcaatacattttctgacttccttttttttttggtttttcgagacaggctttctctgtgtagctttggcgcctgtcctggaattcactctgtagcccaggctagactcaaactcacagagatccgcctgcctctgcctccccagtgctgggattaaaggtgtgcggcaccaccgcccagcctgacttccattttaaagttaaggcatccctaaagtatctaggctgacTTAATTCTGCAGTCCCtcttacaatcccatgtctctcagtaGCTGTCCTTCTCTGTTCATCagcatttaaaaagttaaaaatcagCACGATGCCATATAGAATCTAGActctttgtgtattttccatctttatatggcttatcctttttatattattttatttatctctttaaaaagagaaaaaaactttatttttttctatgactgtctatacccattttctttgttaAGCCTACAAACGTTTTTTAAACACAGTGTAACCCGTTTAgagtttttttccatctggatctgtctttactgcacaCCGGCAGCATTCTCTGATGGTGTGTGACAAGTCTTAAATAGCTATGCCAGCCTCAATGTGGGTCTGCTTAGTGCATGGCACTGGAGGACGGTGCTGGCGGCTGGCTCCAGCCCACAGGTGGTCTCTTTATGCTGAGCCTATCCGAGAGACTGCAGTCATCAGGAAACTCTGTTTGACTCCATgtcccaaactttttttttcttcaagatttcTCAGGCCTTATGTGATAGATATACATGGCTGGACATTGGGCACCATATGTAGCAGGCTTTTTTtagactgccagctcccaaatcatgatgcaaaggcttactattaattatgaaagattggccttagcttaggctcattcctaactagttcttaaaacttaacccatattttaaaatcttttatgtgGCTTGACTACCTTTACTCTGCAttgcccatcttgcttcctctgtgtctggctggtgaccccttctttcttcttcccagagctgtctctgccccagaAGTCCCATCTTCCTGCTTagtaatggccattcagctctctgACCtatatgggcaccaggcatgcatatggtgcacatacacaggcaaaacacccatacacataaaattcaaACTGTCCTTAGATAATATATGTAGTTGGAAAGGGAGGAGTgtccttttgtttttcactgagcGTGGAACCGAGGACCTGCTGTGTAAGCACTCTGCCCCTGAGTtgcatctccagccccacctctctctctctctttaaacagGTTCTCCCTAAATTGCCCAAGTtttccttgaacttttgatcttcctcctcagcctcccaagtatctgggattacaggcttaccCCAGCATATCAGGCTGGGAGACCACGTGTAATtctaataactttttaaagtcatCATAGATAGTCTTTGCTACATCAAAACGTGACAGATGGTAGCTTCTTAAGTATTTGTTGACATGAATCTTTGGTAGTCAAGGATGTTTTTTCATTCTGCTACTGTGAAATCCATTTGTCTATCTCACACTTTGGATGGCTCATTTAcccatgtgattttatttttaaactgaatttgTCATTTTGAAAATACTGGTTTACTGCGTGATACAGAGATTGTAAATGTTGACATATTTAATTTCACAGTATCAAGATTTCCATCTTCAAACAGTCACCCCTGTTCTCATCCGAAAAATCTAAGTAGTGCTTGAGAATGACAAGCATTTGTTTTCTAAGGTTCTTGGTTTCACTTGAACGCTCGGATTGTCACCATGGCAACCAGTGCTGACACTTGCTTTGAAATGACAGCTTACTTTATCCATTTTTGAGGAAACATCTCCCCACACTTCCTGAAGAGAGGTAGTTCATCTGTACTCCAAAAATGCACAACTTGGGGCTGAGGAGGTGCTCAGTCATCAAGGGCTTGCTGTGTGAACTGAGGGCCCGAGCTCTAACCCTGGCCACCAGGAATGCTGAAGACACACCATCTAAAGTAGAAGCTTAATGAGGATGGGGCCGGGGGTATAGCTCAGGACCtcataatgtttaaaaatttagTCAAGGACATTTCTGAGTAAAATGCCCACCCCTATGAGTACAATGCTGAGACATCAGCTCTTTTTGACTACCCCAGCTTTTGCAACAAAAGTTGGAGCATTATCTTGTGAAAGATGAAATAATATCTAAAGTCTTAGTGCGAGCATGAAGATACACAGACCTTGACAGAGTCAAGGTTTTCCTAAGGACTGCTGCTCTGGCTTCCCCTGCTGTGCCAGCTCCTGGAACGCTCCCCTGccccacttccttctcctcccctccctttcccccctctGCCCTCTTCCGTGCTCTGAAATGGCTCAGCATTCCCATCCTCCCATCTCTGAAGGTTTGGTAGCCCTGTGAAAACAGCCCGGTGTGCTGTGCTCTGCAGGAGTGCTCCCTCACCCCTGGACCTCTCCAGAGGCTTCATCTGCTCAGAACGTTTGACTTCTTGGTGTCAGTTTGGCAAATGCTCCTAGAATGTTTATTGAATATAGATTTTTCACTTTTTCCTCTTCATAGAATTATGTGAAGCCATCTCATGGCTTGAATGTATTGCTGTATTTTAAgtgtgtttcttttgtcttgtaTCTGTATCGTGTATTCTTTTGTCtccccatctttaaaaaatgaactgtTTTGACTGTGGCGATCAATTTTCAGTGACTTTATTTTCATTAACTCCTATTACTTTTGTTCTCTTTTCATGAAGTATTTAGTCTGTTGTACCTACCAGTAGTACAAGACCATATAACATTGGCGTTATGTTCTatcatccttttttcttttcct of Peromyscus leucopus breed LL Stock chromosome 5, UCI_PerLeu_2.1, whole genome shotgun sequence contains these proteins:
- the Cmtr2 gene encoding cap-specific mRNA (nucleoside-2'-O-)-methyltransferase 2, with translation MSKRRKLPVQQAPSSETFSPDVLADVFELFAKNFSYCKPINNEWQLPAPTEAFTCDHTEFSAFLDLKNSLNEVKNLLSDKKLDEWHQHTSFTNKAGKIISHVKKAVNAELCTQAWCKFQEILCSFPLIPQEAFQNGKLNSLHLCEAPGAFIASLNHYLKSHRFPCEWSWVANTLNPYHEANDNLRMIMDDRLIANTLHCWYFGPDNTGDIMTLKYLTGLEDVLSGMSTVHLVTADGSFDCQGNPGEQEALVSPLHYCEVVTALTTLGNGGSFVLKMFTLFEHCSVNLMYLLNCSFEQVHVFKPATSKAGNSEVYVVCLCYKGREAIHPMLSRMMLNFGTEMTRKALFPHHVIPKSFLERHEECCTFFHRYQLETISENIRLFECMGKGEQEKLNNLRDCAVQYFMQKFQLKPLSRSHWLVKKSNIGCSTNTKWFGQRNKYFKTYNERKMLETLSWKDKVAKGYFNSWVEEHAMYHPGQNSLLEGATSNLECHSWHILEGKKLPKVKCSPFCDGEILKTLNEAVEKSSGEALSLDPKCRSPQQCLCCHVCSEESLLSELFSLTKCLQAEQVVEPSNPVKCLLVGSPAVCDLTTHTPLEVHLLESIELVTFSCSLLHDGDPTYQHLFLDCLLHSLKQLHTGDVMIFPVLSCLTRFMAGLIFVLHSCFRFVTFSCPTSSEPLRTCAVLLCIGYQNLPNPVFEYLQNVNELLSTLLHSNAPQQVLQFVPMEVLLQGTLLNFLWDLNAAIAKRHLHLIIQGERDKVISSLEL